One region of Vigna angularis cultivar LongXiaoDou No.4 chromosome 10, ASM1680809v1, whole genome shotgun sequence genomic DNA includes:
- the LOC108335116 gene encoding transcription factor HHO5: MVVCDLWEHTLAHRKSPNSTQQHSSAFMELSLDLSLGFVPKPISLFFADVSGNRDKTDKVATLDGFVQRLEDELRKVEAFKRELPLCMLLLNDAIARLKEEKVKCSVLQDPPTNEQFVPPKTNSGGSENEKCEKKNWMSSAQLWSTQKIKSTNEDGDRSVPQNPINGNWCAPRKESSQIPSFSLMGHASELSHSNSKSVCGDTSSGSSLLRVEVQSQPQPPQHMQQNSRKQRRCWSPELHRRFVDALQQLGGAQVATPKQIRELMQVDSLTNDEVKSHLQKYRLHVRRFPVSSVGQADNGSWMGQDECGDKSKGNLSQSGSPQGPLTPLLLGGGGSAKGISSPGRNSVDAEDEQSDCRNWKGGLHQHLEADNQSL, from the exons ATGGTAGTTTGTGATTTGTGGGAGCATACTCTCGCTCACAGAAAATCACCCAATTCCACTCAACAACATTCCAGCGCTTTCATGGAGCTCAGCTTGGACTTGAGTTTGGGCTTTGTTCCCAAACCCATTTCCCTCTTTTTTGCCGATGTTTCTGGCAACAGAGACAAGACCGACAAAGTTGCCACGCTCGACGGCTTCGTGCAGAGGTTGGAGGACGAATTGAGGAAAGTTGAGGCCTTCAAACGCGAGCTTCCTCTCTGTATGCTCCTCCTAAACGATG CTATCGCCAGATTGAAGGAGGAAAAAGTAAAGTGTTCAGTACTGCAAGATCCGCCTACCAATGAACAGTTTGTGCCACCGAAAACCAATTCTGGGGGAAGcgaaaatgaaaaatgtgagAAGAAGAATTGGATGAGTTCAGCTCAGCTTTGGAGCACTCAGAAAATCAAATCG ACGAATGAGGACGGTGACAGGTCTGTGCCACAGAATCCAATTAATGGGAATTGGTGTGCCCCGAGGAAGGAGAGTTCACAAATTCCGAGCTTTAGTTTGATGGGTCACGCATCTGAACTGAGTCATAGCAATTCCAAGAGTGTATGTGGAGATACTAGTTCTGGCTCTTCTTTGCTTCGTGTTGAGGTACAGAGCCAGCCCCAACCGCCGCAACATATGCAGCAGAATTCAAGGAAACAGCGGCGGTGCTGGTCACCGGAGCTGCACCGGCGTTTTGTGGATGCTCTTCAACAACTTGGTGGAGCACAAG TGGCCACCCCTAAACAGATTAGAGAACTGATGCAGGTGGATAGCCTGACAAATGATGAAGTGAAAAGCCATTTGCAA AAATACAGGCTTCATGTTAGGAGATTCCCAGTTTCATCAGTTGGGCAGGCTGATAATGGGTCATGGATGGGACAAGATGAATGTGGGGATAAATCAAAGGGAAACTTGTCACAGTCTGGTTCTCCTCAAGGTCCTCTGACACCTCTCCTGCTAGGAGGAGGAGGGTCTGCTAAGGGTATCTCAAGCCCTGGACGGAACAGTGTGGATGCAGAAGATGAGCAATCAGATTGCAGGAATTGGAAAGGAGGGCTGCACCAGCACCTTGAAGCTGATAACCAGAGCCTCTAA
- the LOC108334589 gene encoding uncharacterized protein LOC108334589 isoform X2: MSCLGWLGSPLLIQCSRIRILTWTCFIVLGIPSYTPRLVSVNLRGSLGSMNSQGTLYTEVASTSRDVVTWTGRVSTQASEPFKRNLFLQRLYEEEENSNINEIPGSNNDSRTEYEDKDIIECLENDVRFWTDYSKVHYHPRSLYELDRVWANVEEFNNYGIGRDSFAWSVQGEEISDRLRFFVEECDHIQGFQFIVDDSGGFSAVAAEFLENIVDEYTNIPVLLYAVQGSGSRTNLQSGKRTVSEVLHDSISFSRLSSYCKLIVPVGLPSLSKSKASRFLHIEDAKHFHSSAVYAAALHSISLPFRMVPVGPSADSCSISGAVDIHGVVQMLSGQGRQNMVSVLDVAMPAPALTGGQNNLSLLEVLQPLTPQTDDDVEDMLAIEHMTVHGALASEGHRASVSEVKDKVDGAFRCASSRPMFCHLSVALCPLPIPLPFPSIFGNNVGKQGELIGGQTINSSPKGSLEVHSVPMAARLRSSSAVLPLLENKLRNLQRFGIQRGAAGAELLRSWSFGMEELVEMEEMLSKMAAALRPPQLTSDSD; this comes from the exons ATGAGTTGCTTGGGCTGGCTGGGGAGCCCTCTGCTGATTCAGTGTTCAAGAATCAGGATCTTAACATGGACGTGCTTTATCGTACTG GGCATTCCTTCGTATACCCCTCGCCTGGTTTCAGTAAACTTGAGAg GATCTCTTGGATCTATGAATTCACAAGGTACATTGTATACGGAGGTTGCTTCCACATCACGAGATGTTGTCACTTG GACTGGTAGAGTTTCCACTCAAGCCTCTGAaccttttaaaagaaatttgttcCTTCAAAGACTTTATGAAGAAGAGGAAAACTCGAATATAAATGAGATACCTGGTTCAAATAATGATTCCCGGACTGAGTACGAGgataaggatataattgaatgCCTAGAAAATGATGTACGGTTTTGGACAGACTACTCAAAAGTACATTATCACCCCCGGAGTCTTTATGAATTAGATAGAGTTTGGGCAAACGTTGAGGAGTTTAACAATTATGGAATTGGAAGGGACTCCTTTGCTTGGTCTGTACAAGGGGAAGAAATAAGTGACAGGCTTCGATTTTTTGTTGAAGAGTGTGACCATATACAG GGATTTCAATTTATAGTTGATGATTCCGGAGGTTTCTCTGCTGTTGCCGCTGAATTTTTAGAGAACATTGTAGACGAGTATACAAACATTCCTGTCTTACTGTATGCTGTCCAAGGTTCTGGTTCACGCACAAATCTTCAGAGTGGGAAGCGTACAGTGTCAGAGGTTCTTCATGATTCTATATCATTTTCAAGATTGTCATCATACTGTAAACTTATTGTACCTGTTGGTCTGCCCTCCTTAAGTAAAA GTAAAGCTTCCAGATTCCTCCACATTGAAGATGCGAAGCATTTCCACTCAAGTGCAGTTTATGCTGCAGCATTACACTCCATTAGTCTACCTTTTCGAATGGTTCCTGTTGGGCCTAGTGCAGATTCTTGTTCTATTTCTGGTGCTGTGGATATTCATGGAGTTGTACAAATGTTATCAGGACAAGGAAGGCAGAATATGGTGTCAGTTCTTGATGTTGCTATGCCAGCACCAGCCTTAACTG GGGGGCAGAATAACCTGTCTCTGTTAGAGGTTTTACAGCCATTGACCCCACAAACagatgatgatgttgaagaCATGTTGGCTATTGAACACATGACAGTCCATGGAGCTCTTGCATCAG AAGGTCATCGCGCTTCAGTTAGTGAGGTAAAGGATAAAGTTGATGGTGCTTTTAGATGTGCCAGTTCAAGGCCAATGTTCTGCCATCTATCTGTTGCACTTTGTCCCTTGCCTATCCCCTTGCCTTTTCCATCAATATTTGGGAACAATGTAGGCAAGCAAGGTGAATTAATAGGTGGTCAAACTATTAATTCATCACCTAAAGGATCCCTTGAGGTCCATTCCGTTCCCATGGCCGCCAGATTACGTTCCAGCAGTGCTGTATTACCACTCTTAGAGAATAAACTGCGAAATCTTCAGCGTTTTGGAATTCAACGAGGAGCAGCTGGGGCAGAGTTACTTAGAAGTTGGAGCTTTGGCATGGAAGAATTGGTGGAGATGGAAGAAATGTTGTCTAAAATGGCGGCGGCATTGCGTCCTCCTCAGTTGACGTCAGATTCAGATTAG
- the LOC108334589 gene encoding uncharacterized protein LOC108334589 isoform X1 produces MKEIVTVQVGDFANFVGSHFWNFQDELLGLAGEPSADSVFKNQDLNMDVLYRTGETQQGIPSYTPRLVSVNLRGSLGSMNSQGTLYTEVASTSRDVVTWTGRVSTQASEPFKRNLFLQRLYEEEENSNINEIPGSNNDSRTEYEDKDIIECLENDVRFWTDYSKVHYHPRSLYELDRVWANVEEFNNYGIGRDSFAWSVQGEEISDRLRFFVEECDHIQGFQFIVDDSGGFSAVAAEFLENIVDEYTNIPVLLYAVQGSGSRTNLQSGKRTVSEVLHDSISFSRLSSYCKLIVPVGLPSLSKSKASRFLHIEDAKHFHSSAVYAAALHSISLPFRMVPVGPSADSCSISGAVDIHGVVQMLSGQGRQNMVSVLDVAMPAPALTGGQNNLSLLEVLQPLTPQTDDDVEDMLAIEHMTVHGALASEGHRASVSEVKDKVDGAFRCASSRPMFCHLSVALCPLPIPLPFPSIFGNNVGKQGELIGGQTINSSPKGSLEVHSVPMAARLRSSSAVLPLLENKLRNLQRFGIQRGAAGAELLRSWSFGMEELVEMEEMLSKMAAALRPPQLTSDSD; encoded by the exons atgaaagaaatcgTGACTGTCCAGGTTGGCGATTTCGCAAACTTTGTTGGTTCTCACTTCTGGAACTTTCAG GATGAGTTGCTTGGGCTGGCTGGGGAGCCCTCTGCTGATTCAGTGTTCAAGAATCAGGATCTTAACATGGACGTGCTTTATCGTACTGGTGAGACACAGCAG GGCATTCCTTCGTATACCCCTCGCCTGGTTTCAGTAAACTTGAGAg GATCTCTTGGATCTATGAATTCACAAGGTACATTGTATACGGAGGTTGCTTCCACATCACGAGATGTTGTCACTTG GACTGGTAGAGTTTCCACTCAAGCCTCTGAaccttttaaaagaaatttgttcCTTCAAAGACTTTATGAAGAAGAGGAAAACTCGAATATAAATGAGATACCTGGTTCAAATAATGATTCCCGGACTGAGTACGAGgataaggatataattgaatgCCTAGAAAATGATGTACGGTTTTGGACAGACTACTCAAAAGTACATTATCACCCCCGGAGTCTTTATGAATTAGATAGAGTTTGGGCAAACGTTGAGGAGTTTAACAATTATGGAATTGGAAGGGACTCCTTTGCTTGGTCTGTACAAGGGGAAGAAATAAGTGACAGGCTTCGATTTTTTGTTGAAGAGTGTGACCATATACAG GGATTTCAATTTATAGTTGATGATTCCGGAGGTTTCTCTGCTGTTGCCGCTGAATTTTTAGAGAACATTGTAGACGAGTATACAAACATTCCTGTCTTACTGTATGCTGTCCAAGGTTCTGGTTCACGCACAAATCTTCAGAGTGGGAAGCGTACAGTGTCAGAGGTTCTTCATGATTCTATATCATTTTCAAGATTGTCATCATACTGTAAACTTATTGTACCTGTTGGTCTGCCCTCCTTAAGTAAAA GTAAAGCTTCCAGATTCCTCCACATTGAAGATGCGAAGCATTTCCACTCAAGTGCAGTTTATGCTGCAGCATTACACTCCATTAGTCTACCTTTTCGAATGGTTCCTGTTGGGCCTAGTGCAGATTCTTGTTCTATTTCTGGTGCTGTGGATATTCATGGAGTTGTACAAATGTTATCAGGACAAGGAAGGCAGAATATGGTGTCAGTTCTTGATGTTGCTATGCCAGCACCAGCCTTAACTG GGGGGCAGAATAACCTGTCTCTGTTAGAGGTTTTACAGCCATTGACCCCACAAACagatgatgatgttgaagaCATGTTGGCTATTGAACACATGACAGTCCATGGAGCTCTTGCATCAG AAGGTCATCGCGCTTCAGTTAGTGAGGTAAAGGATAAAGTTGATGGTGCTTTTAGATGTGCCAGTTCAAGGCCAATGTTCTGCCATCTATCTGTTGCACTTTGTCCCTTGCCTATCCCCTTGCCTTTTCCATCAATATTTGGGAACAATGTAGGCAAGCAAGGTGAATTAATAGGTGGTCAAACTATTAATTCATCACCTAAAGGATCCCTTGAGGTCCATTCCGTTCCCATGGCCGCCAGATTACGTTCCAGCAGTGCTGTATTACCACTCTTAGAGAATAAACTGCGAAATCTTCAGCGTTTTGGAATTCAACGAGGAGCAGCTGGGGCAGAGTTACTTAGAAGTTGGAGCTTTGGCATGGAAGAATTGGTGGAGATGGAAGAAATGTTGTCTAAAATGGCGGCGGCATTGCGTCCTCCTCAGTTGACGTCAGATTCAGATTAG